From one Catellatospora sp. IY07-71 genomic stretch:
- a CDS encoding Fur family transcriptional regulator: MATTLDFQRLLRGAALRVTRPRVAVLGAVHALPHADTDSIIAAVRRGLPEVSHQAVYDCLHALTAAGLVRRIQPSGLVARYEARVGDNHHHSVCRSCGRIADVDCAVGEAPCLTASHDHGFAVDEAEVIYWGRCPACSTT; encoded by the coding sequence GTGGCCACGACCCTGGACTTCCAGCGGTTGCTGCGGGGGGCCGCGCTGCGCGTCACCCGGCCCCGGGTGGCGGTGCTGGGCGCGGTGCACGCGCTTCCGCACGCCGACACGGACTCGATCATCGCCGCGGTGCGCCGGGGCCTGCCCGAGGTGTCCCACCAGGCCGTGTACGACTGCCTGCACGCGCTGACGGCCGCGGGCCTGGTGCGCCGCATCCAGCCGTCCGGCCTGGTGGCCCGCTACGAGGCCCGGGTGGGGGACAACCACCACCACTCGGTGTGCCGGTCCTGCGGGCGGATCGCCGACGTCGACTGCGCCGTCGGCGAGGCGCCCTGCCTGACCGCTTCCCACGACCACGGCTTCGCCGTCGACGAGGCCGAGGTCATCTACTGGGGTCGCTGCCCCGCCTGCTCCACCACGTAA
- the katG gene encoding catalase/peroxidase HPI gives MSENHDAIVHDAEAGAESRCPVAHGRAPHPTQGDGNRGWWPNHLNLKILAKNPAVANPLGEQFDYAAAFQTLDLAAVKRDIAEVLTASQDWWPADYGHYGPFMIRMAWHSAGTYRISDGRGGAGAGQQRFAPLNSWPDNGNLDKARRLLWPVKKKYGQNLSWADLMILAGNVALESMGFKTFGFGGGRADVWEPETDVYWGPETTWLGDARYTGDRELENPLGAVQMGLIYVNPEGPNGNPDPIAAARDIRETFRRMAMNDEETVALIAGGHTFGKAHGAGPADNVGAEPEGASIEEQGLGWKNSFGTGKGGDTITSGLEGAWTNTPVQWDNSFFEILFGYEWELSKSPAGAHQWKPKDGAGAGTVPDAHDAAKSHAPMMLTTDLSLRFDPVYEQISRRFLADPAAFADAFARAWYKLTHRDMGPAVRYLGAEVPAEVLIWQDPLPAVDHELVGAADVAALKERILATGLTVAELVSTAWAAASTFRGSDKRGGANGARVRLEPQSGWEVNNPDQLARVLHALEGVRDAFNAAQSGGKKVSLADVIVLAGAAAVEKAAADAGYAVTVPFTPGRTDAAQEQTDVESFAALEPKADGFRNYLGKGNRLPAEYLLVDKANLLTLSAPELTVLVGGLRVLGANYNGSSLGVLTETPGRLTNDFFVNLLDLGTTWRSTSGDQETFEAVDASGAVKWTGTRADLVFGSNSELRALAEVYASDDAKEKFVTDFVAAWAKVMDLDRFDV, from the coding sequence ATGTCCGAGAACCACGACGCCATCGTGCACGACGCCGAGGCCGGCGCGGAGTCCCGCTGCCCGGTCGCGCACGGACGCGCGCCGCACCCGACCCAGGGCGACGGCAACCGCGGCTGGTGGCCCAACCACCTCAACCTGAAGATCCTCGCGAAGAACCCGGCCGTGGCCAACCCGCTCGGCGAGCAGTTCGACTACGCCGCGGCGTTCCAGACGCTGGACCTGGCCGCCGTCAAGCGGGACATCGCCGAGGTCCTCACGGCGTCGCAGGACTGGTGGCCGGCCGACTACGGGCACTACGGCCCGTTCATGATCCGTATGGCGTGGCACAGCGCGGGCACGTACCGGATCAGCGACGGCCGCGGTGGGGCCGGCGCGGGCCAGCAGCGGTTCGCGCCGCTGAACAGCTGGCCGGACAACGGCAACCTGGACAAGGCCCGCCGCCTGCTGTGGCCGGTGAAGAAGAAGTACGGCCAGAACCTGTCCTGGGCCGACCTGATGATCCTGGCCGGCAACGTGGCGCTGGAGTCGATGGGCTTCAAGACGTTCGGCTTCGGCGGCGGCCGCGCGGACGTGTGGGAGCCGGAGACCGACGTCTACTGGGGCCCGGAGACCACCTGGCTCGGCGACGCCCGCTACACCGGTGACCGCGAGCTGGAGAACCCGCTCGGCGCGGTCCAGATGGGCCTGATCTACGTCAACCCGGAGGGCCCGAACGGCAACCCGGACCCGATCGCCGCGGCCCGCGACATCCGCGAGACGTTCCGCCGCATGGCGATGAACGACGAGGAGACGGTCGCCCTGATCGCCGGCGGCCACACCTTCGGCAAGGCGCACGGCGCGGGCCCGGCGGACAACGTCGGCGCCGAGCCCGAGGGCGCGTCGATCGAGGAGCAGGGCCTGGGCTGGAAGAACAGCTTCGGCACCGGCAAGGGCGGCGACACCATCACCTCCGGGCTGGAGGGCGCGTGGACGAACACGCCGGTCCAGTGGGACAACAGCTTCTTCGAGATCCTGTTCGGGTACGAGTGGGAGCTGTCCAAGAGCCCGGCCGGGGCGCACCAGTGGAAGCCGAAGGACGGCGCGGGCGCGGGCACGGTCCCGGACGCGCACGACGCGGCGAAGTCCCACGCGCCGATGATGCTGACCACCGACCTGTCGCTGCGCTTCGACCCGGTGTACGAGCAGATCTCGCGCCGCTTCCTGGCCGACCCGGCGGCGTTCGCCGACGCGTTCGCCCGCGCCTGGTACAAGCTGACCCACCGTGACATGGGCCCGGCCGTGCGCTACCTGGGCGCCGAGGTCCCGGCCGAGGTGCTGATCTGGCAGGACCCGCTGCCGGCCGTGGACCACGAGCTGGTCGGCGCGGCCGACGTGGCGGCGCTCAAGGAGCGGATCCTGGCCACCGGCCTGACCGTGGCCGAGCTGGTCTCGACCGCGTGGGCGGCGGCGTCGACGTTCCGCGGCAGCGACAAGCGGGGCGGCGCCAACGGCGCCCGCGTCCGCCTGGAGCCGCAGAGCGGCTGGGAGGTCAACAACCCCGACCAGCTCGCGCGGGTGCTGCACGCCCTGGAGGGCGTCCGGGACGCGTTCAACGCCGCCCAGTCCGGCGGCAAGAAGGTCTCGCTGGCCGACGTGATCGTGCTGGCCGGTGCCGCCGCGGTGGAGAAGGCGGCCGCCGACGCCGGGTACGCCGTCACGGTGCCGTTCACGCCGGGCCGCACCGACGCCGCGCAGGAGCAGACCGACGTGGAGTCGTTCGCGGCGCTGGAGCCGAAGGCCGACGGCTTCCGCAACTACCTCGGCAAGGGCAACCGCCTGCCCGCCGAGTACCTGCTGGTGGACAAGGCGAACCTGCTCACGCTGAGCGCGCCGGAGCTGACCGTGCTCGTCGGCGGCCTGCGGGTGCTGGGCGCGAACTACAACGGCTCGAGCCTCGGCGTGCTCACCGAGACCCCCGGCCGCCTGACCAACGACTTCTTCGTGAACCTGCTCGACCTGGGCACCACGTGGCGGTCGACCTCCGGCGACCAGGAGACGTTCGAGGCCGTGGACGCCTCGGGCGCGGTCAAGTGGACCGGCACCCGTGCGGACCTGGTCTTCGGCTCGAACTCCGAGCTGCGGGCGCTGGCCGAGGTGTACGCGAGCGACGACGCGAAGGAGAAGTTCGTGACGGACTTCGTCGCCGCGTGGGCCAAGGTCATGGACCTGGACCGCTTCGACGTCTGA
- a CDS encoding triacylglycerol lipase, protein MRRTAAVLVSLLLAAGVTLAAQTPAHAAPARANGQANTVVFIHGWSPDGDANCDAYWSAVTNQFTNAGWTGDLVTFGYYSGNTNCDILFPGDTMNTSIKAVGKALANELYSRYSANGVKVDVVGHSMGGLVIRSALTETAKGTAGYPPYLYVEDVVTLGTPHAGATFAGWCSLTLWLQCKEMAAGSSFLNGLAARPESAMGTDWTVISSFDDGDVDESSGVAMNAQHKIQYDADLDHTELRTATGSFNARYWHTATATTWSAWGTRVGPLQWAKNACYYHTST, encoded by the coding sequence ATGCGACGCACTGCTGCAGTCCTCGTCTCCCTCCTGCTCGCCGCGGGCGTCACGCTCGCCGCGCAGACTCCCGCACACGCTGCCCCGGCGCGGGCCAACGGCCAGGCGAACACCGTCGTCTTCATCCACGGCTGGAGCCCCGACGGCGACGCGAACTGCGACGCCTACTGGTCCGCCGTCACGAACCAGTTCACGAACGCGGGCTGGACGGGCGATCTGGTGACGTTCGGCTACTACTCGGGCAACACCAACTGCGACATCCTGTTCCCCGGCGACACCATGAACACGTCCATCAAGGCGGTCGGCAAGGCGCTGGCCAACGAGCTGTACAGCCGCTACTCGGCCAACGGCGTCAAGGTCGACGTGGTCGGGCACTCGATGGGCGGCCTCGTGATCCGCTCCGCGCTGACCGAGACGGCCAAGGGCACGGCCGGGTATCCGCCCTACCTCTACGTCGAGGACGTGGTGACGCTGGGCACCCCGCACGCGGGCGCCACGTTCGCGGGCTGGTGCAGCCTCACGCTGTGGCTGCAGTGCAAGGAGATGGCGGCGGGCAGCTCGTTCCTGAACGGGCTGGCGGCCCGCCCGGAGTCCGCGATGGGCACCGACTGGACCGTGATCTCGTCGTTCGACGACGGCGACGTGGACGAGTCGTCCGGCGTCGCGATGAACGCCCAGCACAAGATCCAGTACGACGCCGACCTGGACCACACCGAGCTGCGTACGGCCACCGGCAGCTTCAACGCCCGCTACTGGCACACCGCCACCGCCACCACCTGGAGCGCCTGGGGCACCCGCGTCGGCCCGCTCCAGTGGGCCAAGAACGCCTGCTACTACCACACCTCGACCTGA